Proteins encoded together in one Olsenella timonensis window:
- a CDS encoding DUF1508 domain-containing protein, whose amino-acid sequence MGQYVVVENEGRYCFNLCASNGHILMSSIIFPSKDECLHGIECVRASAENAEIEDSTIDAFDREETPKFRIYEDFDGHYFFRFITHEAGDIARSHTYEHKESLLRRIERTRAECDSSLAADEN is encoded by the coding sequence ATGGGTCAGTACGTCGTGGTTGAGAACGAGGGCCGCTACTGCTTTAACCTCTGCGCCTCCAACGGGCACATCCTCATGTCGTCCATCATCTTCCCGTCCAAGGACGAGTGCCTGCACGGCATCGAGTGCGTACGCGCCTCCGCCGAGAACGCGGAGATCGAGGACAGCACGATCGACGCCTTCGACCGCGAGGAGACCCCCAAGTTCCGCATCTACGAGGACTTTGACGGGCACTACTTCTTCCGCTTCATCACGCATGAGGCGGGAGACATCGCCCGCTCGCACACCTACGAGCACAAGGAGAGCCTCCTGCGGCGCATCGAGCGCACGCGCGCGGAGTGCGACTCCTCCCTCGCGGCGGACGAGAACTAG